The following is a genomic window from Cryptococcus neoformans var. grubii H99 chromosome 12, complete sequence.
GAAGCCTCAAAGAGACCGTATTTGAGGTTGGGACCGACGAAACAGTTGGTCTGGCCGTACATGGTCTCAGGTCGGAGGGTAGCAGCAACCATCCAGATCTTCCTGCCTTCGAcagccttcttcacccCCTCAGGAACAGTTGGTCCCCATTCGAGCACTTCCATCTTGACAGCAGTGTATTCTTGCGGGTTGACAGCCTCACCACTGGCACGGTCATGGTCCATACAGGGTTGTCCGTCCTTGGGGGAGTAGATGGTGTATCGCTTTCCAAACTTGACACGGTTTTGCTTGTAAAGCTTGTTCATTTGCCATCGGACGAAGCTGTCGTAGTAGAGGTTCGCGTCGGCTGACAATTACTCTTGTCAGTTCATCATACTACCTTGGTTAACAACATCACATACTGGTAATGAATTGCCTCCTCCAGTCAACCCTCGCGCCAAGACCGCTCAAATCCTGCTTGGCGATAGGAGGGAAATAATGGAGCCAATGGTAAGGATCAGCAAACTTCTTGAGTTCGTCGCGGGGGACACCGATGAGCTCGAGGATTTGGAATTGGTAGGTGAGACCGGTAGACTTGGCGTTGAGCTTtcccttcttggccttggaGGGATCGGTAGACTCGAGGGACTTGGCGGGGGCAGCGGTAGCAGCGGCGGGCTCAACCTCCTCGGGCTCGTCCTCCTTATAGCGCGCAAAGTCCTCACCGAACAACTCCATTTCTCGGATAAGCTTGTCAGAAGCGGCCTAAATACAAGCGTTAAAAATATCCATAAAAAAGCCAATGCTGGACAGCCGAGATACTCACCTTGATGGGCATACCAGTGGCGTGGTATCCAACAGGGAATAAGACCCTCTTTCCACGCATCCTCTCGAAACCAGCAGCAAACTCGACCTTGCTGATGGTGAAAGCGTGaccaagatgaagagaacCGTTCATGTAGGCGTAAGGAAAAGTGCCGAACCATTTGGGATTCTTCTCGTGAACCTCCTCCATAGACTTGCCGGAAGCGAAGAATTCAGAGTAGGATTTGATACCCtcgggaagaggagggggatTGGTCTCAAAGACGTGCTGCTCGGCCCAAGATGCCTGAGCAGTCTTTTCGAGATCGATAAGGTAATCTCTTTTGTCGGTCTGTTACAATTTAGTGCCTCTTCCTAATCAATGTTACCAGTATACACACCTTTTCCATGACCACGACAGCCCCGGCAGGTGCATTGTGATTTACGTTGGCAGCCATTGTGCGACAGTTGATTAAAGTCGGGGCTTTGAAGAATGGTCTTGCGCAGGTGGTGAAAGCGTTCGATAGAGCAGTAACCCGAATCGTGGTGGCAATTTTTTTCGCTGAGGGGCAACCTTGTGTGGAGATGCTCCTCTGTGGCTGGGAATGggatgaggaggtgggGAGGAGTGGGAAGGGGGAATAATCGTATAGAGAGGAAATAACTTGaatctcgtcttccttcgaAAAGATCCGTAGCGGAGAATAACGCCAACCTCCGACGAGTCAATCAAACCACAGTTAGTGACATGGTCGTCCGATATAAACTACTATGAATAaatctcatcatcaattCCTGTTCGTATAACGGCTAGTATGCTCGCTTGTCACTGGAGGACTCAGTTCCGCAGCGTCCGCGGGAGATCGGAGTTCGATTCTCCGACAGGAAGTTCCTTTTTGCGTTTCGTCAGACTGTGCTGTGCGGTACGGTATGTGTTCTCGCTTGCTCTATTTTTGTCTTCTGTCGTTTGCTGCCTTTGCAGTCATCGTTCGCCTGCTTGCATTCATCATTAGATTCTGGGTTCCCTCCAGCTCGCTTGCTCTCCCAAATTACTTGACATGCCATTTGGATACAACTTGAAAAAACACAACGCAACAGTCTTTTTGGCTTACAGCCTGCCGTATCCAAATATCTCGACCTCCGAGCAATCAACAATATGGGAGTGTAGCACAGCGCTAATAACAGGCTAAGAGCCTAAAAGAACAGCTCATACTCCTCTCCACTCTTGATGTTTGATTGCCTGTTCTTGATGGAGTAGATGCCTTTGGGCTTGAGCGCGGATCACCATGATCGCATTAAGCATCAAGAGGTTTGATTGAGTTACGCCCTTCGATCTCGGGTCTCAAACCCCGGCAGCTACCCTGCCCGCTATTTACCATACAAGCTACGAGTCCCGGCTCGTCGATAGCCTAACTGCcgttccccttcctcctcaattCTCGAAACCCACATGTCCTATCCTCCCCTCGCCAATccaccctctccctcccccctTTCCTGGCCTCCCTCGTCAAGCGCCCGATGAGCTCCCTACTTCCCCTCCACCCCGTTCACATCCCCACCAACAATCAAACCACTTTCCAAACCACCCACAACGACATAGGTATGTCTTCCAACATGTTGTACATCTTTCCCATCTACTAATACCGCGTTTCGCCATattctttccccttctttcttccatctttacTGGTGCATTCCCGTCAtattccatccttcttccttgcgTTCGGATCAGCTACGAATGGTCTTTTCTATGATCCCTATACTATTGCCCCTGGGAATTCCAGGCAAATGCACTCTTTCGCTTTTCATCGTTTCGtcattcttccttggtcAAGAACCGTATCTGTACCCACCTTTAGTTGTGTAAGCTTTCGTCGTTCAATCTCATAGTCTTCTAAAGATCCCCCGTTCCCAAACATGACATTCAACATCTTCGCTTCGACTTCCACCTCGACCAaccccttttcttccaaatccactCGACGTGCGCcatccccctcttcctgccCCATCCCTCCTCCGTTTGCCCCGCCAACTCTTCCCAGGTTGATGAAGGGGGTGCCCTGGCCCGACAAGCGTCGAGGCGAGGTAAGTGTGTGGCTGAGATTCAAGGCATTAACGAGGACGTGTGAGCAGGTGGAAGTGCGGTTGCGGTAGGAAGGACGAGGTCAGGGATGCGTAGAGACATCGGTAATTCTGTACATCTGTTTCTTGCTTCTTTCCCCGTTCTTTCCATGCAACAAACTATTATTACAACATGAACTCTCTTAGCATGACAGTCCACAGAACCGAGATGGTCAGTGCATGTCGAGATTATTTCGTGGTGATCTCCAGGAACGACTGAAAAAAGGAGTGACGGATTAAGGAAGACGTGACCGACtaaaggaaaggaaggatggaaggaacGATATCAATGCGATGGTGGCGACCTGAGAATGAGTAAATAGTTGAAAGCACTAAAATAAAGCAGCAACGAAGGTTATTCCAAGTTATAGCTCTCGTGCAAATTTCAACAGTGATGGCCATTTTATTGTTGCAAGAGACGTCGTCAGCCGAGAAATATTCGATTTCGCGGACAACTATCGGGAATCCAATAACGGACAAACGACATGGAATGATATATCACGGCAATGAAGATTTTGAAGCGCAGAGGTATACATCAGCAAATAAGACACAAAACGTAAGAAGCACAAGTAGCAACAGTCATCCGATGCATATTACGCGTAAGAAGGGTCACTACATAAGTAattacttcttcttggcgGCCTTCTCGGCGGCTATGTAGGGCAAGGAATCAGCACAAATACACGAAACACAGCTTGAGAAATAAAACTCACCCTTGGTAACCTTGCCGCTCTTACCATCGGACTTCTCCACACTCTTAATAACACCAACGGCAACGGTCTGTCGCATGTCTCGGACGGCGAATCGACCAAGAGGGGGGTAGTCGGCGTAGGTCTCAACACAGAGAGGCTTCTGGGAAACAAGCTTGACAATGGCGGCGTCACCAGACTTGACGAACTTGGGGGCGGCCTCCATGACCTTACCGGTTCGTCGGTCAATCTTCTCGATCAACTCAGAGAACTTGCAAGCAATGTCTGGAAAAGAGGTTAGCTTCAGAGGTAGGCTGGAAGTGATGCGCAAGGCTTACGGGCAGTGTGACAGTCGAGAACGGGGGTGTAACCGGCACCGATCTGACCAGGGTGGTTAAGGACGATAACCTGGGCGTTGAAAGAAGCAGCCTCCATAGGGGGGTCGTTCTTGGAGTCACCACAGACGTTACCTCGTCGGATGTCCTTGATGGAAACGTTCTTGACGTTGAAACCAACGTTGTCTCCGGGGAGACCCTCGGGGATCTGCTCGTGGTGCATCTCAACGGACTTGACTTCAGTGGTGACGTTGGTGGGGGCGAACTTGACGACCATACCTGAAAATAAAGTAAGCGCATGTGACGAGACAGGAGACGAAACGACATACCGGCCTTGATGACACCGGTCTCGACTCGGCCGACAGGGACTGTGCCGATACCACCGATCTTGTAGACGTCCTGGAGAGGGAGACGGAGGGGCTTGTCGGTGGGTCGGGTAGGGGGCTCGATGGCGTCGATGGCCTCGAGAAGGGTCTTACCCTTGGAAACACCGGACTTGGTCTCCTTGGTCCATCCCTTGTACCAGGGCATGCTGCACGGAAAGTCAGAAAAATATCTCGTAACACAAGATGCGATTTCACTTACTTGGTGGTCTCCTCCAACATGTTGTCACCGTGCCAACCAGAGATGGGGACGAAGGGGACAGCCTTGGGGTTGTAACCGACCTTCTTGATGAAACCGTTGGTCTCCTTGACGATTTCGTTGAATCGGTCCTCAGACCACTTGCAGGTGTCCATCTTGTTGCAAGCAACAATGAGCTGCCTAACACCGAGGGtgaaggcgaggagggcgtGCTCTCGGGTCTGACCGTCCTTGGAGATACCAGCCTCGAACTCACCGATACCGGTGGcaatgatgaggatggcaCAGTCAGCCTGGGAGGTACCGGTGATCATGTTCTTGATGAAGTCTCGGTGACCGGGGGCGTCAATGACGGTAACCTGGTACTTAGGGGTCTCGAACTTCCAAAGAGCAATGTCGATGGTGATACCTCGCTCTCGCTCGGCCTTAAGCTTGTCAAGAACCCAAGCGTACTTGAAAGAAGCTTAAAAAAGGGTCAGAAAGGCGTAGGAATACCACGCGAAAATTTTCACTTACACTTTCCGAGCTCTTGggcctccttctcgaactTCTCAATGGTTCGCTTGTCGATACCACCGCACTTGTAGATCAAGTGACCGGTGGTGGTCGACTTACCGGAGTCGACGTGACCGATAACAACGACGTTGCTGCGACACATAAGCCAGGGTCGACGACAGGTAAAAGTCAGGTACTTACACGTGGAGCTTGTCCTTACCCATTTTGAAGTTTTCTGTGGAGATCGTTAGCATGTGCGAAGAGGCAATGATAGGACAATAAAGTGTTAGGGCGTTGTGAGTTGGAAGGGCATGTATCCGATGGGTTGAAAATTTTCAAGAGCCACCAaatttttttcttcaccaCACACAAGCCCATGTTGAGCTCAGTAGTGGCAAAACAGTACTCTGCAGTCGACGCAACAGATGAGGGCAAAAGCATGGAAGACATCGCCAAAAACAAGACAGAATGATGTGGGTGGTCGACCATGCTCAGCTCCACTCTGCCCCGACTTCACCTGCAGAAGCCACCAGCGAGAATTGTTTTACGTGCCCTACGACTGGCGCGGATTTTCAAAGGTGTCAAAAGACTTTGGGTACTCACCTAGGTGTTTTGGTTAAAGAATGTAGAGATAAAGAAGGTGGTGGGAGAAAGGAATGTGCGAGGGATTTAATTCTTTCCGGTTGATGGGCAGGGCGGATTCTCGGATTAATTCAGAAAATCCCACAATTTTTTTCGAAACCTCCAGAATGTGAAAAGCTCACTGGAAATTTCATCCGTATCAAACTCCGTTTTTCACCGAGTGTGGCACATGGGACTTAGGAGGCAAGAAAtgtgaggaggatggagcgACCGCAACAACGGAGAAATTTAAAGTGGAGGTCGTTCCCAGGCACGTCTTCGCACCAAAAATTCAACGGGTGGCAAGAGGCCCCTGCCGTCTAAACATGTGGGAGTGGCTCATCCTCACACCGAGCAGGCCAATGCATATGATAAGAGTCGTCCAGAAGCCGACGTGCATGAATGGAGCTTCACAAAATGCGAAAttagaagaagacgagatgcCCATGATCTTCTGGGAAGGGGGCGAGGCAACTTGCTTGGCGAATGGGGCTGAATATTGGGGCGTTCGCTAATGGCCATGACGCTTGTTCATGGCAGGGTAGAACACGACATTATTGCTTGTGCGTGGGGGCTTCTGGCTGCTTTTTGTACATTGCGCGAAGGGTTGCCATGATGAGACTGCTGTATTATGCTCTTATTCTTTTGTTTAAAGGGAGTGATACTTGACATACCGATGATAGATAGTTAAGAAGCGCCCGCAGGTGGGTCAACCACACTTGCGACCATTGTTAATCATTCAGAACGGTCGACAAGGTCAGTGTAAGATCATTCGCTATGGAGCTTGCATAGTAGCCACAATCTTGTACCGTATAGCATAGAATGACATACATAATAGCCCAAAAGTACTGAGGGTATAGGTTGCTCGGTATATGACAACAAGGTATGAATCAAAGCGTCGTATCTATGAACTCTCCtattccttctctttctccttgtGACCCTCCCTGCTTTTCCTGCCCTTCTTACCCTTTTTCTCgtctccatcatcatcgcgtttccgtttcttcttctccttagtttctttctcgtccctttccctcttcttttcctccttttgccttttcttcgcGCCCTTGTCCTCCTCTACCACTTCCCCAGCATGTTCAAATGCCTCAAGCGTCTGATGAGCTTCATGTATCGGATCATGCTCCTTactcttgttcttctccttgtctAATTTTGCTAGCCTCTTAGCCTCCTTCCTCGCTTTCTTTTTGAtcttctcgtcttcttccttagGAATAGCAGCTGTAGAATCCGAAGGTTCAAACTCTTGTGTCTGCTCCTCGAAAGTCATCTTAGTGCCCTCCCATCCAGAGCCCGCAGCaggcttcttttcttcctcctcacccATACTTTCCAGACTATGCGCGGGCAGATCCTCCACCTTAACCTGTGGACTGCCACCAGTAGCAGCCTGTCGAACAAGCATTTTCTCGCGCATCTTCTGCCGGAAGTAGTCTGAAACGGAAAGTTTGGATGTGGTGACCAGATCTTCAGATGTACGCTCTGATTTGAGAGCGGAGGTTGATTCGAGATCTGCGAGAGTGGGCTTGACGTCTGGTTTAATTTCAGGCTTTATTTCAGGTTGAGGGGtagacgaagatgaggcGAGAGGTGATGGAGTCGTGAcggcggaagaaggaagagaggagacaGGGACACCGAGAATCTCAGCGAGAGCTTGAGGGGATTGCACAGCCGCTCTTTTAGCAGCCAAATGTCTTTGTCGTGAACTGTGGAAAATATGAGTTATGCCCACCATATGATCAATCTAGACTCACGCAATTTTGTTTCGCACGACGGCTGGCTCTTTTGGCTTCTCTTCATTAACAGGTGTGGCCACAAGACTAGGACTAGGGCTTCCGCTAGCCGCAGCTAATCGCCTCAACACCTCCTCCAATCCCTGACCAGCCTGGCcagcaccagcagcaaggtcatctccctctttcctaGCTCTGCCCATACCGATACCTCCATTGTCGGCTTTACGGACGACAGCAATGTGATTGGGGTTACCCTCAAAAGAGCTTCCAAGACCGGTGTTTTCTTTCCACCCAAGAGCTTGCATGTGCTTGTAAGAGAAACGAGTCTTGTCGTCAGACCATGACAGGTTACGGGGGTCAAGGCCGATACGTTCTAAGAATGTTCTTATGAATATAGGTTCGGCATGTAGTTTTATGATCCAAGCAAACTCACGCTTCACTTTACGCTCTGAGAGACCCATTGTGGCTTAATTTACGTTTAAAGGTGGTCTGACTGGCTTTGCACGGGCTGTCGAGGGGCTATTTCAGAAAAATTATGGGCAGCGGAGAAAGAACGCGCGGAATCAGAAATTTTGCAAGTCGCCATCCGAGCTTCTCACAACTCTAACAATCACTTTGCTGGTTCTCCTCATTGCGTCTTTGCTACAATTACTAAATACTTATATCGTGTATTCGAACAGTACAAGTCGATACCATGGTGAGTGAATATGGATTGATGGAAAGCCGATGCTGACaaatttctttttttttgccCACAGCCGCAGGTCCGTATACCTCTTTATTCAATCACTTCCCTGCCTATCCATGCTGATGATTATAATAGAATGAATATATGGAAGAGCACCGTAAACGACACGGTCGACGATTGGATTACGAGGAGAAAAAGTACGTTATTGCCATAAGGACATTCTGTATGGCTTTTGACCCATCACTAACATTAATGCAGGCGAAAGCGTACTGCCCGTGAAGCCCACAAGGCCT
Proteins encoded in this region:
- a CDS encoding elongation factor 1-alpha; translated protein: MGKDKLHVNVVVIGHVDSGKSTTTGHLIYKCGGIDKRTIEKFEKEAQELGKSSFKYAWVLDKLKAERERGITIDIALWKFETPKYQVTVIDAPGHRDFIKNMITGTSQADCAILIIATGIGEFEAGISKDGQTREHALLAFTLGVRQLIVACNKMDTCKWSEDRFNEIVKETNGFIKKVGYNPKAVPFVPISGWHGDNMLEETTNMPWYKGWTKETKSGVSKGKTLLEAIDAIEPPTRPTDKPLRLPLQDVYKIGGIGTVPVGRVETGVIKAGMVVKFAPTNVTTEVKSVEMHHEQIPEGLPGDNVGFNVKNVSIKDIRRGNVCGDSKNDPPMEAASFNAQVIVLNHPGQIGAGYTPVLDCHTAHIACKFSELIEKIDRRTGKVMEAAPKFVKSGDAAIVKLVSQKPLCVETYADYPPLGRFAVRDMRQTVAVGVIKSVEKSDGKSGKVTKAAEKAAKKK
- a CDS encoding Pin2-interacting protein X1, encoding MGLSERKVKQRIGLDPRNLSWSDDKTRFSYKHMQALGWKENTGLGSSFEGNPNHIAVVRKADNGGIGMGRARKEGDDLAAGAGQAGQGLEEVLRRLAAASGSPSPSLVATPVNEEKPKEPAVVRNKIASRQRHLAAKRAAVQSPQALAEILGVPVSSLPSSAVTTPSPLASSSSTPQPEIKPEIKPDVKPTLADLESTSALKSERTSEDLVTTSKLSVSDYFRQKMREKMLVRQAATGGSPQVKVEDLPAHSLESMGEEEEKKPAAGSGWEGTKMTFEEQTQEFEPSDSTAAIPKEEDEKIKKKARKEAKRLAKLDKEKNKSKEHDPIHEAHQTLEAFEHAGEVVEEDKGAKKRQKEEKKRERDEKETKEKKKRKRDDDGDEKKGKKGRKSREGHKEKEKE